In candidate division WOR-3 bacterium, a genomic segment contains:
- a CDS encoding peptidylprolyl isomerase codes for MFLILFLSAALADQIAAFVADDVILWSEVQENVSILNNDPVARRMFTTEEEIDEYVVDQLIANKLLLIEAERESVFVEDDAVAPLVTQNIEKLKSNFPSEANFFAYLEEQGINIEELKEYYHDNIKSQMIMERLIAKKFASKIMISPIAVKKFYEENKDSIATVPGRVKLSHILLPVLPSQGEMVRGFERATDVYKLLLAGGDFAVLAGEFSEDESSRRKGGMLGRIRRGETIEDFEAIVFDLKPGTVSQPFATRLGYHIVEVMNKSADWVLLRQILIKVGVDRQDTLRTKEVANRLKGLIEQGADFDSLAKEYSRDPNIDLGEFFIERLTPPFDTVVADMAQGEISEPILTPYGYHLLYVKEKVAERTMSFDEMRDQIMQYLYQQEVQEKYDELIADLRARIYVKKFYPSPG; via the coding sequence ATGTTCCTGATATTATTCTTAAGCGCAGCTCTCGCTGATCAGATCGCTGCTTTCGTGGCCGATGACGTAATCTTGTGGAGCGAGGTTCAGGAGAATGTTAGCATATTGAATAATGACCCGGTCGCGCGGAGAATGTTCACCACGGAAGAGGAGATCGACGAGTACGTTGTGGATCAGCTCATCGCCAACAAACTGTTGTTGATCGAGGCTGAGCGCGAGTCTGTTTTTGTTGAAGATGACGCCGTTGCACCTCTGGTGACCCAGAACATCGAGAAACTAAAGAGCAACTTCCCCTCGGAGGCGAATTTCTTCGCATACCTGGAAGAGCAGGGAATTAACATCGAGGAATTGAAGGAATACTACCACGATAATATAAAATCTCAGATGATAATGGAAAGATTGATCGCAAAAAAATTCGCCTCGAAAATAATGATCTCACCGATCGCGGTCAAGAAATTCTACGAAGAGAACAAAGACTCTATTGCCACTGTTCCCGGAAGGGTCAAGCTTTCGCATATCCTCCTGCCGGTCCTGCCGAGTCAGGGAGAGATGGTGAGGGGTTTTGAGCGGGCGACCGATGTCTACAAACTGCTCCTTGCCGGCGGGGATTTTGCCGTTCTTGCCGGGGAGTTCTCTGAAGATGAGAGTTCGAGGAGAAAAGGTGGAATGCTTGGCAGGATAAGGAGGGGCGAGACAATTGAGGATTTCGAGGCAATTGTTTTTGACCTGAAGCCCGGTACTGTTTCACAGCCGTTCGCCACAAGGTTGGGGTATCATATTGTCGAGGTCATGAACAAAAGCGCTGACTGGGTTTTGCTCAGACAGATACTCATCAAGGTTGGTGTCGACCGGCAGGATACGCTGCGGACGAAGGAGGTTGCCAACCGGCTAAAGGGCTTGATCGAACAAGGGGCTGATTTTGACAGCCTGGCCAAGGAATATTCGAGAGATCCCAACATTGATCTTGGTGAATTTTTCATAGAGCGTTTAACACCGCCGTTCGATACAGTAGTTGCCGATATGGCACAGGGAGAAATCAGCGAGCCTATCCTGACGCCGTACGGATATCACCTTCTGTACGTCAAAGAAAAAGTCGCAGAACGCACCATGAGTTTTGATGAGATGCGGGATCAGATAATGCAGTACCTTTATCAACAGGAAGTGCAGGAAAAATACGACGAGCTGATCGCAGACCTCAGGGCGAGGATTTACGTTAAGAAGTTCTACCCAAGCCCCGGGTAA
- a CDS encoding peptidyl-prolyl cis-trans isomerase: MHHLKYISIPLFLFIVGCSFEDKTLVTIGESKYSVADFNERYQFTAADDSVRRMNLIDEYINQMLVVEEAKEQGYEDDPVVQAAFETNQRDVIWRSYYSDVILGKLKVSDSEVRDTYNKIVEQYHLAQIVVAEESLANYVSNELKKGASFEDMLVFSLDTMSADGDIGTFSIMSIPPEIMTPLKKAKEGGVTEPIQFGEYYMIFKVVDHMIAESPKYDEVKENIRNNLRQEKARAEGEKYFTKLMERARVEYNQEGLDILLKPESLITENDLNTWVVKKYDTAFVYVRSVIDAVRYLHAGSRVDPKYLIDQELIPDLIYEEAISKYHHKQKATKRKLDNTHSMLVYQKFYSDNVTGKVTVDSADVREYFREHRDEFKDMDTKRAHSIITVRLRDGIVQNLRNDLFSGLNEKYKPEVNEAVLARLLKEEK, from the coding sequence ATGCATCATCTGAAATACATATCCATTCCACTTTTTTTATTCATTGTCGGATGTTCTTTCGAAGACAAAACTCTTGTTACTATTGGCGAAAGTAAATATTCGGTTGCAGATTTCAATGAAAGATACCAGTTTACTGCGGCCGACGATTCTGTCAGGAGGATGAACCTGATTGATGAATATATAAACCAGATGTTGGTCGTCGAAGAGGCCAAAGAGCAGGGCTATGAGGATGACCCCGTTGTGCAGGCAGCTTTTGAGACGAACCAACGCGATGTGATCTGGCGGTCTTACTACAGTGATGTCATTCTCGGCAAACTCAAGGTTAGCGATAGCGAGGTTCGAGATACATACAACAAGATCGTCGAACAGTATCACCTGGCACAGATAGTGGTGGCTGAGGAATCCCTGGCGAATTACGTTAGCAATGAGCTCAAGAAGGGTGCGTCATTCGAGGACATGCTTGTGTTTTCACTCGATACAATGTCAGCTGATGGAGACATCGGTACTTTCTCAATCATGTCAATACCGCCTGAAATCATGACCCCGTTGAAGAAAGCAAAAGAAGGGGGAGTGACGGAGCCCATACAGTTCGGCGAGTACTACATGATCTTCAAGGTGGTTGACCATATGATTGCCGAGAGCCCCAAGTACGACGAAGTGAAGGAAAATATCAGAAATAACCTGCGGCAGGAAAAAGCACGGGCCGAAGGTGAGAAATATTTCACTAAATTAATGGAGCGGGCAAGAGTCGAGTATAACCAGGAAGGATTGGATATCCTTTTGAAGCCAGAATCACTAATTACTGAGAATGATCTCAATACGTGGGTGGTGAAAAAGTACGACACAGCCTTCGTGTATGTCCGTTCGGTCATAGATGCGGTGCGATATCTGCATGCCGGTTCGCGTGTCGATCCGAAGTATTTGATTGACCAGGAGCTGATACCTGACCTGATATATGAGGAGGCAATAAGTAAATATCATCACAAACAAAAGGCGACAAAAAGGAAGCTTGACAACACTCACTCTATGTTGGTCTATCAGAAATTCTATTCGGATAATGTGACCGGTAAAGTAACGGTTGATTCGGCAGACGTCCGGGAGTACTTCAGAGAACACCGCGATGAGTTCAAGGATATGGACACAAAGAGGGCTCACTCAATAATAACCGTGAGGCTGAGAGATGGAATTGTACAGAACTTGCGGAACGATCTCTTCAGCGGGTTGAATGAAAAATACAAGCCCGAGGTCAACGAGGCGGTGCTGGCCCGGTTGTTGAAGGAGGAAAAGTGA
- a CDS encoding AI-2E family transporter, which yields MHNVVLYLAFIFIATFVILSNTFSPIWLLLVVMAMLWSQRKKSSVRPIFIMSILLLLLSLLFSYFTILVPFIIGIGLAYILAPIVDLLEKRKIPKILAILVCLIPVIAVLPLVIFFIVSGLVHEMQGLIKIIPAVIQQGQQYFRTGIEKLTELGMDIDPSILTNTITNQLNSILSGIFNTMSQIGRGIGSIILVIYNLVIIPLSAYLLLADRKRIMAWFRNLFLPPERKQIDGFIQTLNYSLARFFRGQIVLMTVVGFIVGAALWLLGIRYYLLLGLVAGICNLIPNIGYILSFIPALLIGLTSANPLLSLIKIVSVYVGEQVLENFYLGPVIIGRASRLHPLVVMIALIIGGATFGIWGVLLAIPVTIFVREFMNHFLEIGV from the coding sequence ATGCATAACGTAGTCCTTTACCTCGCCTTCATATTCATCGCCACGTTCGTGATACTTTCAAACACTTTTTCCCCGATCTGGCTGCTCCTGGTCGTGATGGCAATGCTGTGGTCACAGAGGAAGAAGAGCAGCGTGAGACCGATATTTATCATGAGCATACTCTTATTGCTCCTATCCCTATTATTCAGCTATTTCACAATCTTGGTTCCCTTCATTATTGGGATCGGGCTTGCATACATCCTGGCGCCGATAGTGGACCTGCTGGAAAAAAGAAAAATCCCGAAGATCCTTGCCATACTGGTTTGCCTGATTCCCGTCATTGCGGTCTTGCCTCTTGTCATTTTTTTCATAGTCTCGGGATTGGTCCATGAAATGCAGGGCTTGATCAAGATAATACCTGCAGTGATACAGCAGGGCCAGCAGTATTTCCGTACCGGGATCGAGAAATTAACCGAGCTCGGTATGGATATCGATCCCAGCATCCTCACTAACACCATAACGAACCAGCTGAATAGCATTCTCAGTGGTATTTTCAACACCATGAGTCAGATAGGCAGAGGTATCGGCAGTATCATCCTCGTCATATACAATCTCGTTATCATCCCACTTTCCGCATACTTACTCCTTGCTGATCGGAAGAGGATCATGGCCTGGTTTCGCAATCTTTTCCTTCCTCCTGAGCGCAAACAGATCGATGGTTTTATCCAAACCCTCAACTATTCTCTGGCGCGATTCTTCCGCGGTCAAATAGTTCTTATGACGGTCGTCGGATTCATTGTCGGCGCTGCGCTGTGGTTATTGGGTATCAGATACTATCTGCTCCTGGGCTTGGTTGCAGGCATCTGTAACTTGATCCCCAACATTGGCTACATCTTGAGTTTCATCCCCGCTCTGTTGATAGGACTGACGAGTGCCAATCCCCTCCTGAGTCTGATAAAGATAGTATCGGTGTACGTTGGTGAGCAGGTCCTGGAAAACTTCTATCTCGGACCGGTGATCATCGGTCGGGCTTCCCGTCTGCACCCGCTGGTCGTTATGATCGCCCTTATCATTGGGGGAGCCACTTTTGGGATCTGGGGAGTATTATTAGCCATCCCGGTCACGATATTCGTACGTGAATTCATGAATCATTTTCTGGAAATTGGAGTGTGA
- a CDS encoding sulfide/dihydroorotate dehydrogenase-like FAD/NAD-binding protein, translating into MRKEKLGGDTYRYEIESSLAASRFRPGQFVIIRITEKGERIPLTIAGVDPQKGTVTLIVQALGKSTKDLAETNEGDAIEDCVGPLGNPSEIAKYGRVVCIGGGTGIACIFPIIEALADAGNEVISIIGARTGSLLFLEDEIGSLSKEIYVTTDDGSRGQRGFVTDALCTVLKRYDSGGIQRVMAIGPPLMMKAVADATRPYAVKTVVSLNTIMVDGTGMCGACRVYVDGEMKFACIDGPEFDAHKVNFEDLISRLTMFEKKEKIACTQCRQERKD; encoded by the coding sequence ATGCGCAAAGAGAAATTGGGTGGTGATACTTACCGGTATGAGATTGAATCTTCACTTGCCGCCTCGCGATTCAGACCTGGTCAATTCGTCATAATACGGATCACGGAAAAGGGTGAGAGGATACCTTTAACCATAGCAGGCGTGGATCCGCAGAAAGGAACGGTAACACTGATCGTTCAGGCGCTGGGGAAGAGCACTAAAGATCTGGCCGAGACCAATGAAGGTGATGCAATAGAGGACTGTGTAGGACCTCTGGGAAATCCGAGCGAGATAGCGAAATACGGCCGGGTGGTTTGTATCGGCGGGGGCACAGGTATTGCCTGTATTTTTCCGATCATAGAAGCTCTTGCCGATGCCGGTAATGAGGTGATATCAATCATCGGGGCGCGTACGGGTTCGCTTTTGTTTCTGGAAGATGAAATCGGCTCATTGAGTAAGGAGATCTATGTTACCACAGATGATGGTTCAAGAGGACAGCGTGGCTTCGTAACCGATGCACTTTGCACTGTGCTAAAGAGATATGACAGTGGTGGCATTCAGCGGGTCATGGCGATCGGCCCGCCGCTCATGATGAAGGCGGTGGCTGATGCTACAAGACCGTATGCTGTTAAGACAGTCGTCAGTCTGAACACGATCATGGTTGATGGCACCGGGATGTGTGGTGCGTGCAGGGTCTATGTGGACGGTGAGATGAAATTCGCATGCATCGATGGCCCGGAATTCGACGCGCATAAGGTCAATTTCGAAGATTTGATAAGCAGATTGACGATGTTCGAAAAGAAAGAAAAGATCGCCTGCACGCAATGCCGGCAGGAAAGGAAGGATTGA
- the gltA gene encoding NADPH-dependent glutamate synthase has product MLEIGGKRVQMAEQPADERRKNFRSVPLGYTVEEAMVEAQRCIQCEYAPCERHCPVRMKLKAIIRKIATGKFRDAFLIAKQDNPIPAIAGLVCPQEDQCEGVCPLACHGQGINIGKLEAFIAQWAMDNNVKEEFHIADKPARVAVIGSGPAGISCAVDLRRYGYGVTVFEALHMAGGVLQYGIPAFRLPKDIVDYEISYLEEIGAEVRLNHIVGQNITFEELRREYDAIFIGTGAGAPQFLGIEGERLKGVYSANEFLIRANLMKAYLFPEYDTPIICGDRVGVIGAGNVAMDVARCAVRLGAGEVFILYRRTRKESPAREEEVQHGLEEGIIFVELVSPVRVLGGDDGWVKAIELQRMRLGEPDKSGRPRPVKIEGSEFTMDLDTVVESLGTQPNRLFLDKLPQLDKTEWGTIKVDDTLRTNLDGIYAGGDAIRGNATVILALGDGRKAARSIHEFIAAKNK; this is encoded by the coding sequence ATGCTGGAGATCGGCGGCAAAAGGGTTCAAATGGCTGAACAGCCGGCGGACGAGCGGAGAAAGAATTTTCGCTCGGTACCATTGGGCTACACGGTCGAAGAAGCGATGGTCGAGGCACAACGATGCATTCAGTGCGAATACGCACCATGCGAGCGCCACTGTCCGGTGCGCATGAAACTGAAGGCGATCATCCGCAAAATTGCCACCGGGAAATTCCGTGATGCCTTTCTCATTGCCAAACAGGACAATCCGATTCCGGCCATCGCCGGATTGGTCTGTCCGCAAGAAGATCAATGTGAGGGCGTGTGTCCGCTGGCCTGCCATGGCCAGGGGATTAACATTGGGAAGCTTGAGGCGTTCATCGCACAGTGGGCAATGGACAACAATGTCAAGGAGGAATTCCATATCGCTGATAAGCCAGCCCGTGTCGCGGTAATAGGTTCAGGGCCAGCCGGGATAAGTTGCGCCGTTGACCTGCGACGCTATGGCTACGGGGTCACAGTTTTTGAAGCGCTGCACATGGCCGGGGGCGTTCTCCAGTACGGCATTCCTGCTTTCAGGCTACCCAAGGATATCGTTGACTACGAGATATCTTATCTTGAAGAGATCGGTGCCGAGGTCAGGCTCAATCATATAGTCGGGCAGAATATCACTTTCGAGGAGCTGAGGCGCGAATATGATGCTATCTTCATCGGGACTGGTGCGGGTGCGCCGCAATTTCTGGGCATCGAAGGGGAGCGTTTGAAGGGAGTCTACTCGGCAAACGAATTTCTGATCCGTGCCAATCTAATGAAAGCCTATCTCTTCCCTGAATATGATACGCCCATTATTTGCGGGGATCGCGTGGGCGTGATAGGTGCGGGCAACGTGGCAATGGATGTTGCGCGCTGCGCGGTGAGGCTCGGCGCTGGTGAGGTATTCATTTTGTATCGGCGAACCCGCAAGGAATCACCCGCAAGGGAGGAGGAGGTTCAGCACGGGCTCGAGGAAGGAATCATCTTCGTTGAACTGGTCAGCCCGGTAAGAGTGCTTGGTGGTGATGATGGCTGGGTCAAAGCGATCGAGCTACAAAGAATGCGTCTTGGTGAACCTGATAAGAGTGGGCGGCCTCGTCCAGTCAAAATAGAAGGAAGCGAATTCACCATGGACCTGGATACAGTCGTCGAGTCACTCGGAACACAGCCAAATCGGCTATTTCTCGATAAATTGCCTCAACTGGACAAAACAGAGTGGGGTACGATAAAGGTTGATGATACGCTTAGGACCAACCTTGATGGTATCTATGCAGGTGGTGATGCCATCCGTGGTAACGCGACGGTCATCCTTGCGCTTGGTGATGGAAGGAAGGCCGCGCGGTCGATTCACGAATTCATTGCGGCCAAGAACAAATAA
- a CDS encoding peptidyl-prolyl cis-trans isomerase produces MKYFVCLLALMFLFSCAPKEKNVIVTVNGSKLTMEEFEQYVPDVDYQQIGEDRIRAFLDDWVQQEILYLQAKKLGVDKEDSVRFVLDQYTKNFLAMELVRREFGATTVTEKEIRDYFEQHKDEFLYAVKLGQIVLPTRELALRTSEEIKAGADFFKLARERSLTRYQDPENPRIITEFLPRGVIADFAIEEMIFGMKTGEISEAIPYVQGTYLIVELIDKRKIKAQAELTDEVKGQIYNYLLASKYQGFLTEYVDSLRETYKITTDLTPLKK; encoded by the coding sequence GTGAAGTATTTTGTTTGCCTGTTGGCGCTGATGTTTCTTTTCAGTTGTGCGCCCAAGGAAAAAAATGTCATAGTGACCGTAAATGGTTCGAAGCTCACAATGGAAGAGTTTGAGCAATACGTGCCAGATGTGGATTACCAGCAGATCGGCGAGGACCGGATCCGAGCGTTTCTCGATGACTGGGTTCAACAGGAAATTCTGTATCTCCAGGCTAAGAAACTTGGTGTCGATAAGGAAGACTCGGTCAGATTCGTTCTCGATCAGTACACGAAAAATTTCCTGGCCATGGAATTGGTACGCCGCGAGTTTGGCGCGACGACCGTTACTGAAAAAGAAATAAGGGACTACTTTGAACAGCACAAGGATGAATTCCTGTATGCCGTCAAATTGGGTCAAATAGTTCTACCGACAAGGGAACTCGCATTGCGGACTTCTGAGGAGATAAAAGCAGGTGCTGATTTCTTCAAACTTGCACGCGAGCGATCCCTGACCCGCTACCAGGATCCTGAAAACCCTCGGATTATCACGGAATTCCTGCCGCGCGGGGTGATTGCCGATTTTGCGATCGAGGAAATGATATTCGGAATGAAAACGGGTGAAATATCAGAGGCAATACCCTACGTGCAGGGGACGTATTTGATTGTGGAATTGATCGATAAGAGAAAGATCAAAGCACAGGCCGAATTGACCGATGAGGTGAAGGGGCAGATATATAATTACCTGTTAGCCAGCAAATATCAGGGGTTCCTCACTGAATATGTAGATAGTCTCAGGGAGACCTACAAGATCACCACTGACCTTACACCGCTGAAAAAATGA
- a CDS encoding 4Fe-4S binding protein, translating into MSNAAKAEVFVISERCKGCGICIEVCQAQVLEKSTAANNDGYYLPQIKDPDACLGCGMCEMLCPDFAIWVRVVETEETSS; encoded by the coding sequence ATGAGTAATGCGGCAAAGGCAGAGGTTTTTGTCATCAGCGAACGCTGCAAGGGCTGCGGTATTTGCATCGAGGTCTGCCAGGCTCAAGTTCTGGAAAAATCGACCGCAGCAAATAATGATGGCTACTACCTTCCCCAGATAAAAGATCCGGACGCATGCCTCGGATGCGGAATGTGTGAAATGCTCTGTCCGGACTTCGCAATATGGGTGAGGGTCGTTGAAACAGAGGAGACTTCTTCGTGA